The following proteins come from a genomic window of Dongia rigui:
- a CDS encoding sensor histidine kinase, whose translation MLPVLRNRKSLSPLSITLLVMLAGLIGCIVTSGILFEKRKQLVQSITESGSENFTWAFNQLRVEFYRLQALAEGVDDRRETLAGNDWEPALRKRYEIFVSRVNTVNAGTYRDKMATQQIFAETMTPLTDLVAQMDAILDGMQGFNLRAVDLYLSAGRSLAPQIDALTAKAVEVDSARLGDMRDRLVTQEKYEQINLAFQLVILVAFASLAFYGLFRLDRQKQHLVIVADELRQARSHVEKEAEAKRAALQRALTEEQRHSRLQRRFVSMASHEFRTPLAIIDSTAQRILRKLENMNHVELAERINRIRQTVARMGELIETMLEAGRSEEGKTEFNPVDIDIGGVIRQVVKRQRDITPDRQFTEEYVDLPRVHRGDPRLIEHILVNLLANAVKYSPKDSDVLIRVIGIGAGVKVMVTDHGVGIPANELHNIGETFFRASTSAGIPGTGVGLNLVKKFVALHDGSVAIDSRVGIGTTFTIDLPGAKGAGAAAA comes from the coding sequence ATGCTGCCAGTCCTGAGGAATCGCAAGTCGCTCAGCCCGCTCAGCATCACGCTTTTGGTGATGCTGGCGGGATTGATCGGCTGCATCGTCACCTCGGGTATTCTGTTCGAGAAGCGCAAGCAGCTGGTGCAGTCCATTACCGAATCCGGCAGTGAGAACTTCACCTGGGCCTTCAACCAGCTGCGCGTCGAATTCTATCGCCTGCAGGCGCTGGCCGAGGGTGTCGACGACCGCCGGGAGACGCTGGCTGGCAATGACTGGGAACCGGCCCTGCGCAAGCGCTATGAGATTTTTGTAAGCCGGGTCAACACCGTCAACGCCGGCACCTATCGAGACAAGATGGCGACGCAGCAGATCTTCGCTGAAACCATGACGCCGCTCACCGACCTCGTGGCTCAGATGGACGCCATCCTCGACGGCATGCAGGGTTTCAATCTCCGGGCGGTTGATCTCTATCTGTCGGCCGGCCGGTCGCTCGCGCCGCAGATCGACGCGCTGACGGCCAAGGCGGTCGAGGTCGATTCCGCGCGCCTCGGCGATATGCGCGATCGCTTGGTGACACAGGAAAAATACGAGCAGATCAATCTGGCATTCCAGCTGGTCATTCTGGTCGCCTTCGCCAGCCTCGCCTTCTATGGCCTGTTCCGCCTGGATCGGCAGAAACAGCACCTGGTCATCGTCGCCGACGAATTGCGTCAGGCGCGCAGCCATGTCGAGAAGGAGGCCGAGGCCAAGCGCGCGGCGCTGCAGCGTGCCTTGACCGAAGAACAGCGGCACAGCCGCCTGCAACGGCGCTTCGTGTCGATGGCATCGCACGAGTTTCGCACGCCCCTTGCCATCATCGACAGCACGGCACAGCGCATCCTGCGCAAGCTCGAGAACATGAATCACGTTGAACTCGCGGAACGCATCAACCGCATCCGCCAGACCGTTGCGCGCATGGGCGAGCTGATCGAAACCATGCTGGAGGCCGGGCGATCGGAGGAGGGCAAGACCGAATTCAATCCGGTGGACATCGATATCGGCGGTGTCATTCGCCAGGTGGTCAAGCGCCAGCGCGATATTACGCCCGATCGACAGTTCACCGAGGAATACGTCGATCTGCCGCGGGTCCACCGCGGCGATCCGCGCCTGATCGAACACATCCTGGTCAATCTCCTTGCCAATGCGGTTAAGTATTCGCCCAAGGACAGTGACGTGTTAATCCGTGTCATCGGAATTGGCGCGGGCGTCAAAGTCATGGTGACCGACCACGGCGTCGGCATCCCCGCGAACGAATTGCACAATATCGGCGAGACATTCTTTCGGGCCTCGACCTCGGCCGGCATTCCCGGTACGGGCGTCGGCCTCAATCTGGTCAAGAAGTTCGTCGCCTTGCACGACGGCTCGGTTGCGATCGACTCGCGGGTCGGGATCGGAACCACCTTCACAATCGATCTGCCGGGTGCAAAGGGCGCCGGCGCAGCTGCGGCATGA
- a CDS encoding molybdopterin-dependent oxidoreductase — protein MIRLISALILGLSLLASGVACAQEDPVLTVDGAIGKGPSMAFTMAQLDALTQTEIKTKTPWHDGVHVFTGPKLRLVLDTVEAKGSNITAHALNDYSADLPVEDADKYGVILATRMDGELLPVRDKGPIFIIYPYDSDPVLQHDVYYTRSVWQIDKLTLK, from the coding sequence ATGATCCGGCTTATCAGTGCGCTCATCCTGGGCCTGTCTTTGCTCGCCAGCGGTGTCGCATGCGCGCAGGAAGACCCAGTCCTCACGGTCGACGGCGCCATCGGCAAAGGCCCCAGCATGGCCTTCACCATGGCCCAGCTCGATGCCTTGACGCAGACCGAGATCAAGACCAAGACGCCATGGCATGACGGCGTACATGTCTTCACCGGGCCAAAGCTGCGCCTGGTGCTCGACACGGTGGAAGCCAAGGGCTCCAACATCACGGCCCATGCGCTCAACGACTACTCCGCCGATCTGCCGGTCGAGGATGCCGACAAATACGGCGTGATCCTTGCCACACGCATGGACGGCGAACTGCTGCCGGTCCGCGACAAAGGGCCGATCTTCATCATCTATCCCTATGACAGCGATCCGGTCCTCCAGCACGACGTCTACTATACGCGCTCGGTCTGGCAGATCGACAAGCTGACGTTGAAATAG
- a CDS encoding universal stress protein, whose protein sequence is MKKGIILGVVTGTSSDDDVLEAAFALSRLHASHIEVLHPRLDPYRVLAGFIDGVNGLGSSDIVSGIRHDIERRRQTAHASFNAWSARHGLRPSADSARSPEASAAWRDYEGTYEGAMTIHGRLADFIVVAQPKAGARAAQEAVVEAAIFDTGRPVLCVPTGFRALDPKSVAILWNGSLEAARAVGDAMPLLAACGSAVVVTAGQSDGADPTDLVERLVQRGIEARTKRVGTLHDITPRALVETLNEGRFGLVVMGGYGHTRLREMVLGGLTRQMLTEAKIPVLLAH, encoded by the coding sequence ATGAAGAAGGGCATTATTCTGGGGGTTGTAACGGGGACGTCGTCAGATGACGACGTGCTGGAAGCGGCATTTGCCCTCTCACGCCTCCATGCCAGTCATATCGAGGTGCTGCATCCGCGCCTTGATCCCTACCGGGTTCTTGCCGGGTTTATCGACGGCGTCAACGGACTAGGCTCCTCCGACATCGTCAGCGGCATCCGGCACGATATCGAGCGGCGGCGCCAGACGGCGCATGCCAGTTTCAATGCCTGGAGCGCACGGCACGGTTTGCGCCCCAGCGCCGACAGTGCCAGATCTCCCGAAGCCAGTGCTGCGTGGCGCGACTATGAAGGCACGTATGAAGGTGCCATGACGATCCATGGTCGACTTGCTGACTTCATTGTCGTTGCCCAGCCAAAGGCCGGCGCCCGCGCAGCTCAGGAAGCGGTTGTCGAGGCAGCGATCTTCGACACCGGCCGCCCCGTGCTCTGCGTGCCCACGGGGTTCCGCGCGCTCGACCCCAAAAGTGTTGCCATCCTGTGGAACGGCAGCCTGGAAGCCGCGCGCGCCGTCGGCGATGCCATGCCCCTTCTCGCCGCGTGCGGCAGCGCCGTGGTCGTGACGGCTGGCCAAAGCGACGGCGCAGATCCCACGGATCTGGTCGAACGGCTGGTCCAGCGCGGCATCGAAGCGCGCACCAAACGCGTCGGCACTTTGCACGACATCACCCCGCGCGCGCTGGTGGAAACGCTCAACGAGGGTCGCTTCGGCCTTGTCGTCATGGGTGGCTACGGCCATACGCGCCTGCGGGAAATGGTGCTTGGCGGCCTCACACGGCAGATGCTGACAGAGGCAAAAATTCCCGTACTTCTGGCGCATTAG
- the ccoS gene encoding cbb3-type cytochrome oxidase assembly protein CcoS has product MTVLLFLIPIALCLGGLGLFAFLWCMRSGQFDDLDGAAQRILFDDEPVPGPEHRRNS; this is encoded by the coding sequence GTGACCGTCCTGCTGTTCCTCATCCCGATTGCGCTGTGCCTGGGGGGGCTGGGCCTGTTTGCCTTTCTCTGGTGCATGCGTTCCGGCCAGTTCGACGATCTCGACGGCGCGGCGCAGCGCATTCTGTTCGACGACGAGCCGGTTCCCGGCCCGGAACACCGCCGGAACTCCTGA
- a CDS encoding heavy metal translocating P-type ATPase: MTNLAAQQEERGQCRHCGGDVIGTSAYCCSGCEAAHRLIGKAGLAAYYQRRIIDAGQRRPKPEDLHQLGDLAAWVREVDAETSELTLMIDGLHCGACVWLIEQYLLQQAGVISARVSLTTRRLTLRWEKSLCRPEALAEGVQALGYRLVPLDPSCLAAKDEAEVKALLRCLAVAGFAAGNIMLMSVSVWLGADPWTRDLLHWVSAMIAIPAVAYAGRPFFASAWGALKARRTNMDVPISLAIILAPSLSLHETFTGGQHAYFDSAVTLLFFLLIGRFLDMRARRAARATAEQLLALNAEAATVIEADGTMRDVPPRQLLAGQRILVVAGARVPADGRVLSGNSRIDLQVISGESTPVEAELGTGVFAGTLNIEAPLTILVEKVGEATLLADIIRLMEAAEARRGRFVRIAEKVARYYSPVVHLTALVTFLSWVFIGGMAWQDALLIAIAVLIITCPCALALAVPAVQVVASQRLLKAGVLLKSADALERLRSVDHILLDKTGTLTIGRPVLTACSDPARLGKAAAIASHSRHPLAAALRRAAGLVMTLEGVREIPGQGLEWTGPDGIWRLGSTRFTGQSDTGAATMTLFLVDPQGRATSFEFADPLRDDAVATVAALKQIGPVEIWSGDRAATVAACAETVGITDWHAQALPTDKVARLEALRVQGRNVLMIGDGINDAPALRAAAVSMAPASGADIAQNAADLVFQGDHLAPVLLALQTAQAADRLVRQNLAISLTYNLAAVPLAIIGLVTPLIAAVAMSSSSIIVVLNALRAGRVRKEKAS, from the coding sequence ATGACGAACCTGGCCGCCCAGCAGGAAGAACGCGGCCAGTGCCGCCATTGCGGCGGCGATGTGATCGGCACGTCGGCTTATTGCTGCAGCGGTTGCGAGGCAGCGCATCGACTGATCGGCAAGGCGGGGCTCGCCGCCTATTATCAGCGGCGTATCATCGATGCCGGCCAGCGCCGACCCAAGCCCGAGGATCTGCACCAGCTGGGCGATCTCGCTGCCTGGGTGCGCGAGGTCGACGCCGAGACGTCTGAACTTACTCTGATGATCGATGGGCTGCATTGCGGCGCGTGCGTCTGGCTGATCGAGCAGTATTTGCTGCAGCAGGCCGGGGTGATATCCGCCCGGGTCTCGCTGACCACCCGGCGCCTCACCTTGCGTTGGGAAAAGAGCCTCTGCCGGCCCGAAGCGCTGGCCGAGGGCGTGCAGGCGCTGGGCTATCGCCTGGTGCCCCTCGATCCCAGTTGCCTTGCCGCCAAGGACGAGGCTGAGGTGAAGGCGCTGTTGCGCTGCCTTGCGGTGGCTGGCTTTGCCGCCGGCAACATCATGCTGATGTCGGTCTCGGTCTGGCTCGGGGCCGACCCCTGGACGCGCGACCTGCTGCATTGGGTCTCGGCCATGATCGCCATTCCGGCCGTCGCTTATGCCGGACGTCCGTTCTTTGCTTCCGCCTGGGGGGCTTTGAAAGCGCGACGCACCAATATGGATGTGCCGATCTCGCTCGCTATCATCCTGGCACCATCCTTGAGCCTGCATGAGACCTTTACGGGCGGGCAGCATGCTTATTTCGATTCCGCCGTCACCTTGCTGTTCTTCCTGCTGATCGGTCGCTTCCTGGACATGCGTGCACGCCGGGCGGCGCGGGCGACGGCCGAACAGTTGCTGGCCCTGAATGCCGAGGCGGCGACCGTGATCGAGGCCGACGGGACGATGCGCGATGTGCCGCCGCGTCAGCTCCTCGCCGGCCAGCGCATTCTGGTGGTGGCCGGTGCCCGTGTACCCGCCGATGGCCGGGTGCTGTCCGGCAACAGCCGGATCGATCTGCAGGTGATCTCCGGCGAATCCACGCCCGTCGAGGCGGAACTGGGGACCGGGGTCTTTGCCGGCACCCTCAACATCGAGGCGCCGCTCACCATCCTGGTCGAGAAGGTGGGCGAGGCGACCTTGCTTGCCGATATCATCCGCCTGATGGAAGCGGCCGAGGCGCGGCGCGGGCGATTCGTGCGCATTGCCGAGAAGGTGGCGCGTTATTATTCGCCGGTGGTGCATCTCACGGCGTTGGTGACATTCCTTTCATGGGTCTTTATCGGCGGCATGGCGTGGCAGGACGCCTTGCTGATCGCGATCGCCGTGCTCATCATCACCTGTCCCTGCGCGCTGGCGCTGGCCGTGCCGGCGGTCCAGGTGGTGGCAAGCCAGCGCCTGTTGAAGGCCGGCGTGCTGCTGAAATCGGCCGATGCGCTGGAACGCTTGCGCAGCGTCGACCATATCCTGCTCGACAAGACGGGGACGCTCACCATCGGTCGTCCGGTTCTGACGGCCTGCAGCGATCCAGCTCGGCTCGGCAAGGCTGCGGCCATTGCCAGCCACAGCCGCCATCCGCTCGCTGCCGCGCTAAGGCGCGCGGCTGGCCTCGTGATGACATTGGAAGGTGTGCGTGAAATTCCGGGCCAAGGCCTGGAATGGACAGGGCCGGACGGAATCTGGCGCCTGGGCAGCACGCGCTTCACCGGCCAATCCGACACAGGCGCCGCGACGATGACGCTCTTCCTGGTCGACCCGCAAGGGCGCGCGACTTCTTTCGAATTTGCTGATCCATTGCGCGATGACGCGGTGGCCACCGTGGCGGCGCTCAAGCAAATCGGGCCGGTCGAGATCTGGTCCGGCGACCGTGCGGCGACCGTTGCTGCCTGCGCCGAGACTGTTGGCATTACTGACTGGCACGCCCAGGCCTTGCCGACGGATAAGGTGGCGCGCCTCGAAGCCTTGCGGGTGCAGGGTCGCAACGTGCTGATGATCGGCGATGGCATCAACGATGCGCCGGCCTTGCGCGCCGCGGCCGTCTCGATGGCGCCGGCCAGCGGCGCTGACATCGCCCAGAATGCCGCCGATCTTGTGTTCCAGGGCGACCATCTGGCGCCGGTTCTGCTTGCGCTGCAGACGGCGCAGGCAGCAGATCGCCTGGTGCGGCAGAATCTTGCCATCTCGCTCACCTACAATCTTGCAGCGGTGCCGCTGGCGATCATCGGCCTGGTGACGCCCCTCATCGCCGCTGTGGCGATGTCCAGTTCGTCGATCATCGTTGTCCTCAACGCCCTGCGGGCGGGGCGGGTGCGCAAGGAGAAGGCATCGTGA
- a CDS encoding FixH family protein translates to MTLSSAALKSSPPVRKSLWIPGLFVLGFLIVIAVNGVLIYTSISSFSGLETEGAYERGLHYNQALALAAANAETGWHADPKVSDAGNTARKLEVTVTDRTGAPVTELQIEAYLVRPTNAGMDDTLALTDLGNGRYATDFTPKAMGNWELRLQAKRGDVMWQQVQRIYFR, encoded by the coding sequence ATGACGCTATCTTCCGCGGCCCTGAAAAGTAGCCCGCCCGTTCGCAAATCGCTGTGGATCCCAGGGCTCTTCGTGCTGGGTTTCCTGATCGTCATCGCCGTCAATGGCGTGCTGATCTATACCTCGATCAGCAGCTTCAGCGGCCTCGAGACCGAGGGCGCCTATGAACGCGGCCTGCATTACAACCAGGCCCTGGCGCTGGCCGCCGCCAATGCCGAGACCGGCTGGCATGCCGACCCCAAGGTGAGCGACGCCGGCAACACGGCGCGCAAGCTGGAAGTCACGGTCACCGACCGCACGGGCGCACCGGTTACGGAACTGCAGATCGAAGCCTATCTGGTCCGACCGACCAATGCGGGCATGGATGACACGCTGGCGCTGACAGATCTGGGTAATGGCCGCTATGCGACGGACTTCACGCCCAAGGCGATGGGCAATTGGGAACTGCGGCTGCAGGCCAAGCGCGGCGACGTGATGTGGCAACAGGTGCAGCGGATCTATTTCCGATGA
- the ccoG gene encoding cytochrome c oxidase accessory protein CcoG produces the protein MTVQDARQPKSPTLYAAHEKIYPQRVFGRFRLIKWIALVTLLGFYYVAPWLRWDRGPGVPDQALLLDLPGRRGYFFWIEIWPQEVYYLAGLLMLGAFGLFLATSLLGRVWCGFTCPQTVWTDLYLWVERWIEGDRNKRMKLDKEPLSARKAMLKVAKHAIWLLIALLTGGAWAMYFNDAPTLVREFVTFRATPTQYGFVALFTGTTYLLAGWAREQVCIYMCPWPRFQAAMFDERTMLVTYEEWRGEPRGKVKALAADGSKLGDCVDCNLCFNVCPTGVDIRNGQQLACIGCGLCIDACNGIMSKVGRAPDLITYDSIYNSAQRAAGQQPQHRFVRPRTILYAVVIMIIGLAMALSLSLRTRLDVSLQADRSPLFVRLSHGDIQNGYTIKILNMIRQTGDYRITVTGIDDLRLKVIGVDDNTVTVPGDAVGTFRLLLQAPAKSLHDEATHIRVMIEDQTTHETSSHDAIFRGPEK, from the coding sequence ATGACAGTTCAGGACGCCAGGCAGCCGAAGTCGCCAACCCTTTACGCGGCACATGAGAAAATATATCCGCAGCGTGTCTTCGGCCGCTTTCGCCTGATCAAATGGATCGCTCTGGTCACGCTGCTGGGTTTCTATTACGTGGCACCTTGGCTGCGCTGGGATCGGGGACCAGGCGTCCCCGACCAAGCACTGCTGCTCGACCTTCCGGGCCGGCGTGGTTATTTCTTCTGGATCGAGATCTGGCCGCAGGAGGTCTATTATCTTGCCGGCCTTTTGATGCTGGGGGCATTCGGCCTGTTCCTGGCAACCTCGCTGCTGGGGCGCGTCTGGTGCGGCTTCACCTGCCCGCAGACCGTCTGGACTGATCTGTATCTCTGGGTCGAGCGTTGGATCGAGGGCGACCGCAACAAGCGCATGAAGCTGGATAAGGAGCCGCTCTCGGCTCGCAAGGCCATGCTGAAGGTGGCCAAGCACGCGATCTGGCTGCTGATCGCGCTGCTGACCGGCGGTGCCTGGGCGATGTATTTCAATGACGCGCCCACCTTGGTGCGCGAATTCGTGACATTCCGGGCGACGCCCACGCAATACGGCTTCGTCGCGCTGTTCACGGGCACCACTTACCTCCTGGCGGGCTGGGCGCGTGAGCAGGTCTGTATTTACATGTGCCCCTGGCCGCGCTTCCAGGCGGCGATGTTCGACGAGCGCACCATGCTCGTCACCTATGAAGAGTGGCGCGGCGAACCACGCGGCAAGGTGAAGGCGCTGGCGGCCGATGGCAGCAAGCTCGGTGACTGCGTCGATTGCAACCTGTGCTTTAACGTCTGCCCGACCGGGGTGGATATCCGCAACGGGCAGCAACTGGCCTGCATCGGCTGCGGCTTGTGCATCGATGCCTGCAACGGCATCATGTCGAAGGTCGGTCGCGCGCCGGATCTCATCACCTACGATTCGATCTATAATTCGGCACAGCGTGCCGCCGGTCAGCAGCCGCAGCACCGCTTCGTCCGGCCGCGCACCATACTCTACGCCGTCGTCATCATGATCATCGGCCTCGCCATGGCCCTGTCGCTGAGCCTGCGCACCCGGCTGGACGTGTCGCTTCAGGCCGACCGCTCGCCGCTCTTCGTGCGGCTCAGCCATGGCGACATCCAGAACGGCTACACCATCAAGATCCTCAACATGATCCGCCAGACCGGCGACTATCGCATCACCGTTACAGGCATCGACGATCTGCGCCTCAAAGTCATCGGCGTCGATGACAATACCGTGACCGTGCCGGGTGACGCGGTCGGCACCTTCCGTCTGCTGTTGCAGGCGCCCGCCAAATCGCTGCACGATGAAGCGACCCATATTCGCGTGATGATCGAAGACCAGACAACGCATGAGACCAGCAGCCATGACGCTATCTTCCGCGGCCCTGAAAAGTAG
- the ccoP gene encoding cytochrome-c oxidase, cbb3-type subunit III — protein sequence MANIERDDATGVDTTGHEWDGIKELNNPLPRWWLLVLYASIIYGLGYTVFYPAWPSLSGYTKGILGYNSHAEYYTDAAAAADAQKVYTDKIAAMSVDDISKDPQLLEFSLAGGQAVFNENCAQCHGVGGQGQKGYPVLADDNWLWGGTLAQIEQTVRHGIRSEDAETRQSQMPRFGADGILTPEQVKDVAEYVVALSGGDADAAGKERGAKVFAENCVACHGQNAEGNKELGAPSLTNNIWQFTGDRAAFAAQVTSPKHGVMPAWQGRLNDDRIKMVTVYVHSLGGGQ from the coding sequence ATGGCTAATATTGAACGCGATGACGCCACCGGTGTTGATACCACCGGTCATGAGTGGGACGGCATCAAGGAATTGAACAACCCGCTGCCGCGCTGGTGGCTGCTGGTGCTCTATGCCAGCATCATCTACGGCCTCGGCTACACGGTGTTCTATCCGGCTTGGCCGAGCCTTTCGGGTTACACCAAGGGCATCCTTGGCTACAATTCGCATGCCGAGTACTACACCGACGCGGCGGCCGCAGCGGATGCGCAGAAGGTCTATACCGACAAGATCGCGGCCATGTCGGTCGACGACATCTCGAAGGATCCGCAGCTCCTCGAATTCTCGCTGGCCGGCGGCCAGGCCGTCTTCAACGAGAACTGCGCGCAGTGCCATGGCGTTGGCGGGCAGGGGCAGAAGGGCTATCCGGTTCTTGCCGATGACAACTGGCTGTGGGGCGGCACGCTGGCCCAGATCGAGCAGACCGTCCGTCACGGCATCCGTTCCGAAGATGCCGAGACGCGCCAGTCGCAGATGCCGCGCTTTGGCGCGGACGGCATCCTGACGCCCGAGCAGGTGAAGGACGTCGCTGAATATGTCGTCGCCTTGAGCGGCGGCGATGCCGATGCGGCGGGCAAAGAACGCGGTGCCAAGGTCTTTGCCGAGAATTGCGTGGCCTGCCACGGCCAGAATGCCGAGGGCAACAAGGAACTGGGTGCCCCGTCGCTGACCAACAATATCTGGCAGTTCACCGGTGATCGCGCGGCCTTTGCAGCGCAGGTGACATCGCCCAAGCACGGCGTCATGCCGGCCTGGCAGGGTCGCCTCAATGACGACCGCATCAAAATGGTGACCGTTTATGTGCACAGCCTGGGTGGCGGCCAATAG
- a CDS encoding cbb3-type cytochrome oxidase subunit 3 produces the protein MDMHLLSSLARELWVVWLLIIFAAIIFHAYRKRNKEHFADCAQIPFREDAEETTHHG, from the coding sequence ATGGATATGCATTTGCTGTCGAGCCTCGCTCGGGAACTGTGGGTGGTGTGGCTGCTGATCATTTTCGCCGCCATCATTTTCCACGCCTATCGCAAACGGAACAAAGAACACTTCGCTGATTGTGCCCAGATCCCCTTCCGCGAAGACGCCGAGGAGACCACCCATCATGGCTAA
- the ccoO gene encoding cytochrome-c oxidase, cbb3-type subunit II, translating into MIKHEKFETNSIILLVGILLTVAIGGLVEIVPLFTIGETIEKVEGVRPLSPLELAGRNIYISEGCYNCHSQQIRPFRDEVERYGHYSLAAESIYDHPFQWGSKRTGPDLARVGGKYSNDWQAAHLIDPRSVVPESIMPTYAHLAKQPLVLPNIADHLKTLSLVGVPYSDEMIKDAAADLAAQATPDADTEGLLQRYPKAAIGDLDGDPTTITKMDAIIAYLQSLGRMVDFTTYRPELGAAKAEGGQ; encoded by the coding sequence ATGATCAAACACGAAAAGTTCGAAACCAACTCCATCATCCTGCTGGTCGGCATCCTGCTTACGGTGGCGATCGGCGGCCTGGTGGAGATCGTGCCGCTCTTCACCATCGGCGAAACGATCGAGAAGGTGGAAGGGGTTCGTCCCCTTTCGCCCCTCGAGCTCGCCGGGCGCAACATCTACATCTCGGAGGGCTGCTACAACTGCCACAGCCAGCAGATCCGTCCCTTCCGCGATGAGGTCGAGCGCTATGGCCATTACAGCCTGGCGGCCGAGAGCATCTATGATCATCCCTTCCAATGGGGTTCGAAACGCACCGGTCCCGACTTGGCCCGCGTCGGCGGCAAGTATTCCAATGACTGGCAGGCGGCGCATCTCATCGATCCCCGCTCGGTCGTGCCGGAATCGATCATGCCGACCTACGCGCATCTCGCCAAGCAGCCGCTGGTGCTGCCCAACATCGCCGACCATCTGAAGACGTTGTCTCTCGTCGGCGTACCCTATAGCGACGAGATGATCAAGGATGCGGCGGCGGATCTGGCCGCCCAGGCGACGCCGGATGCCGATACCGAAGGCTTGCTGCAGCGCTATCCGAAGGCGGCGATCGGCGATCTCGATGGCGATCCCACAACGATCACCAAGATGGATGCGATCATTGCCTATCTGCAGTCGCTGGGCCGCATGGTGGACTTCACCACCTATCGCCCCGAGCTGGGCGCTGCCAAGGCCGAGGGAGGTCAGTGA
- the ccoN gene encoding cytochrome-c oxidase, cbb3-type subunit I yields the protein MALTRVDGMPSYNERIVRMFTLASMFWGVVGFLVGVVIAFQLAFPALNLGLEWTSFGRLRPLHTSAVIFAFGGNVLFATSLYVVQRTCRTALFGGPLLAEFLFWGYQLFIVLAASGYVLGITAGTEYSEPEWYVDLWLTLVWVVYLLIFLGTLMKRKEPHIYVANWFYLAFIVTVAMLHIGRNLAVPVSFFGTKSYSLFPGIQDAMLQWWYGHNAVGFFLTAGFLGIMYYFVPKQAGRPVYSYRLSIVHFWSLIFLYIWAGPHHLHYTALPDWTQSLGMVFSIMLWMPSWGGMINGLMTLSGAWDKLRTDPILRFLVTSVGFYGMSTFEGPVMSIKAVNSLSHYTDWTIGHVHSGALGWVAFVSFGAIYYLVPALWKRQRLYSLRLVEWHFWVATFGIVLYIVSMWISGIMQGLMWRAYDSLGFLQYSFVETVAAMHPYYVVRGFGGVLFLVGSLIMTYNLIRTIRGDVRDERAIGSTGAVPARA from the coding sequence ATGGCACTCACTCGGGTTGACGGTATGCCGTCATACAACGAACGGATTGTGCGGATGTTCACGCTCGCCTCGATGTTCTGGGGCGTGGTGGGCTTCCTGGTCGGCGTCGTGATCGCCTTTCAGCTGGCTTTCCCGGCATTGAACCTCGGTCTTGAATGGACCTCGTTCGGGCGCCTGCGGCCGCTTCATACCTCGGCGGTCATCTTCGCCTTCGGCGGCAACGTTCTCTTCGCCACGAGCCTCTACGTGGTACAGCGCACCTGCCGTACCGCGCTGTTCGGTGGTCCGCTTCTCGCCGAATTCCTGTTCTGGGGCTACCAGCTGTTCATCGTCCTGGCGGCGAGCGGCTATGTCCTTGGCATCACCGCCGGCACGGAATATTCCGAGCCCGAATGGTATGTCGATCTGTGGCTGACGCTGGTCTGGGTGGTCTATCTCCTGATCTTCCTGGGCACGCTGATGAAGCGCAAAGAGCCGCATATCTATGTGGCCAACTGGTTCTATCTCGCCTTCATCGTCACGGTCGCGATGCTGCATATCGGCCGCAATCTGGCGGTGCCGGTATCCTTCTTCGGCACCAAGAGCTATTCGCTGTTCCCGGGTATCCAGGATGCGATGCTGCAGTGGTGGTACGGCCACAATGCGGTTGGCTTCTTCCTCACCGCCGGCTTCCTCGGCATCATGTACTACTTCGTGCCGAAGCAGGCCGGTCGTCCGGTCTATTCCTATCGGCTGTCGATCGTTCACTTCTGGTCGCTGATCTTCCTCTACATCTGGGCTGGTCCGCACCATCTGCACTACACGGCGCTTCCCGATTGGACGCAGTCGCTGGGCATGGTCTTCTCGATCATGCTGTGGATGCCGAGCTGGGGTGGCATGATCAACGGCCTGATGACGCTGTCGGGCGCCTGGGACAAACTGCGGACCGATCCGATCCTGCGCTTCCTGGTGACGTCGGTCGGCTTCTACGGCATGTCGACCTTTGAAGGCCCGGTCATGTCGATCAAGGCCGTCAACAGCTTGAGCCACTATACCGACTGGACCATCGGCCATGTGCACTCCGGTGCCTTGGGCTGGGTCGCCTTCGTCAGCTTCGGCGCCATCTACTATCTGGTGCCGGCCCTGTGGAAGCGTCAGCGCCTCTATTCGCTGCGCCTGGTCGAATGGCACTTCTGGGTCGCGACCTTCGGCATCGTGCTCTACATCGTCTCGATGTGGATCTCGGGGATCATGCAGGGCCTGATGTGGCGTGCCTATGACAGCCTGGGCTTCCTGCAATACTCCTTCGTCGAAACGGTTGCCGCGATGCATCCCTATTACGTGGTGCGTGGCTTCGGTGGCGTCCTCTTCCTGGTCGGGTCACTCATCATGACCTACAACCTGATCCGGACCATCCGCGGTGATGTGCGTGACGAACGCGCGATCGGCAGCACCGGTGCTGTGCCGGCCAGAGCGTAA